In the Colletotrichum lupini chromosome 1, complete sequence genome, one interval contains:
- a CDS encoding actin produces the protein MPKRQILTAELFLQRCHHEPLSLIAGPGSPRLGSAATGSLSEYSVTKDKVPNCNCSQPSDYNLATAIQYPTRTKENRNTDVWMATYNVGHAVDPNYEGLNQPLYPIRAGGVITNWQDADRIWNYALAELGASIPLSHHPIIMTEPLHLSPSQRMTMVSHVFEYFSAPAYYTASPALLSTYAANLPIALVIDSGYAGTSALPVYDHAPIRNHARRHDVAGQAIDDWLQQALTNEVGLELPSNGAWDDVLWLAKTERCRVAKDFEEGVMRWKNMVDDGGEEDIWDLPDGMKVKLDTPLGLRAGEVSFNPSMLGLDVGGLQHDAFNVIMKCAQGLRESLCQNILLAGGNTMFPGFGARLKCELERLFAEGTTINVISPRNRAYSAWVGGSMMSELSTFERMCVVRAEYEEVGPEIANKMFL, from the exons ATGCCTAAGCGTCAAATTCTCACCGCTGAGCTCTTTC TGCAAAGATGTCACCACGAGCCGTTGTCATTGATAGCGG GTCCGGGTTCACCAAGGCTGGGTTCGGCGGCGACCGGCAGCCTCTCAGAGTATTCCGTGACTAAAGACAAAGTCCCCAACTGTAACTGTTCTCAGCCGTCTGACTACAACCTAGCAACTGCAATCCAATATCCTACTAGGACGAAAGAGAACAGGAACACTGATGTCTGGATG GCCACTTACAACGTCGGCCATGCCGTTGACCCGAATTATGAAGGCCTCAACCAACCTCTATACCCGATCAGAGCAGGCGGCGTGATTACGAACTGGCAAGACGCAGATAGGATATGGAACTATGCTTTAGCAGAGTTGGGAGCCTCCATACCGCTTTCCCATCATCCAATCATCATGACAGAACCACTCCATCTCTCTCCAAGCCAGCG GATGACCATGGTATCCCACGTCTTCGAATATTTCTCCGCGCCGGCGTACTACACGGCCTCGCCGGCTCTGCTGTCAACTTACGCGGCCAACCTACCCATCGCTCTCGTCATCGACTCGGGCTACGCGGGGACTTCTGCTCTACCAGTATACGACCACGCGCCTATCCGGAACCACGCCCGTAGGCACGACGTTGCGGGACAAGCGATAGACGACTGGTTGCAGCAAGCTCTCACGAATGAAGTCGGTCTGGAGCTTCCGTCAAACGGGGCTTGGGATGACGTTCTGTGGTTGGCCAAGACTGAACGGTGCCGCGTCGCAAAGGACTTTGAGGAGGGTGTCATGCGGTGGAAGAATATGGTGGATGACGGAGGGGAAGAAGATATCTGGGATCTGCCTGACGGGATGAAAGTCAAGCTTGACACCCCGCTGGGTTTGCGTGCGGGCGAGGTGTCTTTCAACCCTTCCATGTTGGGGCTTGATGTTGGTGGGCTGCAGCATGATGCCTTTAATGTTATTATGAAGTGTGCACAGGGTCTTCGTGAAAGTCTCTGTCAAAATATCCTGCTT GCTGGAGGAAACACCATGTTTCCTGGGTTCGGCGCCAGGTTGAAGTGCGAACTGGAGCGTTTATTCGCAGAGGGTACTACTATCAATGTCATCTCTCCTCGGAATAGGGCGTATTCCGCTTGGGTTGGGGGATCTATGATGAGCGAACTTTCGACGTTTGAAAGGATGTGTGTTGTGAGGGCCGAGTACGAAGAGGTAGGGCCCGAGATAGCAAACAAGATGTTTCTTTGA